A section of the Metabacillus endolithicus genome encodes:
- the purS gene encoding phosphoribosylformylglycinamidine synthase subunit PurS, with the protein MYKVKVYVTLRESVLDPQGSAVKSALHSMDYKEVQDVRIGKYMELTIEKSDRDLDVAVREMCEKLLANTVIEDFSYEVQEVVTK; encoded by the coding sequence ATGTACAAAGTAAAAGTTTATGTCACGTTAAGAGAAAGTGTATTAGATCCACAAGGAAGCGCAGTGAAAAGTGCTTTACACAGCATGGATTATAAAGAAGTTCAAGATGTACGTATCGGAAAGTATATGGAACTTACAATTGAAAAATCAGACCGTGATTTAGATGTAGCTGTTCGTGAAATGTGTGAAAAATTACTTGCTAATACAGTGATTGAAGACTTTAGCTACGAGGTACAGGAGGTTGTCACAAAGTGA
- the purQ gene encoding phosphoribosylformylglycinamidine synthase subunit PurQ has product MKFAVIVFPGSNCDVDMYHAIKDELGEEVEYVWHDETDLSGFDGILLPGGFSYGDYLRSGAIARFSNVMKEVVKAAEAGKPVLGVCNGFQILLEVGLLPGAMKRNENLKFMCRPVNLKVENNETAFTSAYEKDEVISIPIAHGEGNYYCDEQTLQTLKENNQIVFTYEKNPNGSLVDIAGITNERGNVLGMMPHPERAVDELLGSADGLKLFQSIVKNWRESHVTTA; this is encoded by the coding sequence GTGAAATTCGCTGTGATCGTTTTCCCGGGGTCTAACTGTGATGTTGATATGTACCATGCAATTAAAGATGAGCTTGGTGAAGAAGTAGAATATGTTTGGCATGATGAAACTGACTTAAGCGGGTTTGATGGCATTCTTCTACCAGGTGGCTTTTCTTACGGAGACTACTTACGCTCAGGTGCGATTGCGCGCTTTTCAAATGTCATGAAAGAAGTTGTTAAAGCAGCTGAAGCTGGAAAGCCTGTTCTTGGTGTATGTAATGGATTCCAAATTTTATTAGAAGTTGGTTTACTGCCAGGTGCAATGAAGAGAAATGAAAATTTAAAGTTTATGTGTCGACCAGTTAATTTAAAGGTTGAGAACAATGAAACAGCCTTTACTTCAGCTTATGAAAAGGATGAGGTTATCTCAATTCCGATTGCACATGGAGAAGGGAACTATTATTGTGATGAGCAAACACTTCAAACGCTTAAAGAAAACAATCAAATCGTGTTTACGTACGAAAAAAATCCAAATGGCAGCTTAGTTGATATTGCAGGCATTACAAACGAGCGCGGAAATGTATTAGGGATGATGCCTCACCCTGAGCGTGCAGTTGATGAATTATTAGGAAGTGCTGACGGATTAAAATTATTTCAATCGATCGTAAAAAACTGGAGGGAATCTCATGTCACTACTGCTTGA